The Gymnogyps californianus isolate 813 chromosome 5, ASM1813914v2, whole genome shotgun sequence genome contains a region encoding:
- the EIF3M gene encoding eukaryotic translation initiation factor 3 subunit M isoform X1 yields the protein MSVPAFIDITEEDQAAELRAYLKSKGAEISEENAEGGLHVDLAQIIEVCDVCLKEDDKDVESVMNSVVSLLLILEPDKQEALIESLCEKLVKFREGERPSLRLQLLSNLFHGMDKNTPVRYTVYCSLLKVASSCGAIQYIPTELDQVRKWISDWNLGTEKKHTLLRLLYDVLVDCKKSDTAAKVMVELLGSYTEDNASQARVDAHRCIVRALKDPNTFLFDHLLALKPVKFLEGELIHDLLTIFVSAKLASYVKFYQNNKDFIDSLGLLHEHNMAKMRLLTFMGMAVENKEISFDTMQQELQIGADDVEAFVIDAVKTKMVYCKIDQTQRKVVVSHSTHRTFGKQQWQQLYDTLNTWKQNLNQVKNSLLSLSDT from the exons ATGAGCGTCCCGGCTTTTATCGACATCAcggaagaggatcag gcTGCAGAACTTCGAGCTTACCTGAAATCCAAAGGAGCAGAAATCTCTGAAGAAAACGCTGAAGGTGGACTTCATGTGGACTTGGCACAGATTATTGAAGTTTGTGATGTGTGCCTGAAAGAGGATGACAAAG ATGTTGAGAGTGTGATGAACAGTGTAGTCTCTTTGCTTCTTATCCTGGAACCTGACAAACAAGAAGCACTGATTGAAAGCCTGTGTGAGAAGTTAGTAAAATTTCGGGAAGGAGAGCGCCCATCTCTTAGATTGCAGCT ACTGAGCAATCTCTTCCATGGTATGGATAAGAACACTCCTGTGAGATACACAGTGTACTGCAGCCTTCTTAAAGTGGCCTCGTCATGTGGTGCCATCCAGTACATTCCAACTGAACTAGATCAG GTCCGAAAATGGATTTCTGACTGGAATCTTGgcacagagaaaaagcataCTCTTCTGAGACTGCTGTATGATGTCCTAGTAGACTgcaaaaaaag tgACACTGCAGCAAAAGTAATGGTGGAACTACTGGGAAGTTACACAGAGGACAATGCTTCCCAGGCTAGAGTTGATGCTCACAG ATGTATTGTACGAGCATTGAAGGATCCAAATACCTTTCTCTTTGATCATCTTCTTGCCTTAAAACCAGTCAAATTTTTGGAAGGAGAACTTATTCATGAT CTTTTGACGATTTTTGTAAGTGCTAAACTAGCATCCTATGTCAAGTTTTATCAGAACAACAAAGACTTCATTGACTCCCTTG GCTTGTTGCACGAACACAATATGGCAAAAATGAGGCTACTTACTTTCATGGGAATGGCTGTGGAGAATAAAGAAATATCATTTGACACAATGCAACAGGAACTTCAGATTGGAGCTGATGATGTAGAAGCATTTGTTATTGATG ctgtaaaGACAAAGATGGTATACTGCAAAATAGATCAGACACAGAGGAAAGTAGTTGTCAG TCACAGCACACATCGGACTTTTGGAAAGCAGCAATGGCAGCAATTGTATGACACTCTAAACACctggaaacaaaatttgaatCAAGTGAAAAACAGTCTCCTCAGTCTCTCAGACacctaa
- the EIF3M gene encoding eukaryotic translation initiation factor 3 subunit M isoform X2 — MSVPAFIDITEEDQVRKWISDWNLGTEKKHTLLRLLYDVLVDCKKSDTAAKVMVELLGSYTEDNASQARVDAHRCIVRALKDPNTFLFDHLLALKPVKFLEGELIHDLLTIFVSAKLASYVKFYQNNKDFIDSLGLLHEHNMAKMRLLTFMGMAVENKEISFDTMQQELQIGADDVEAFVIDAVKTKMVYCKIDQTQRKVVVSHSTHRTFGKQQWQQLYDTLNTWKQNLNQVKNSLLSLSDT; from the exons ATGAGCGTCCCGGCTTTTATCGACATCAcggaagaggatcag GTCCGAAAATGGATTTCTGACTGGAATCTTGgcacagagaaaaagcataCTCTTCTGAGACTGCTGTATGATGTCCTAGTAGACTgcaaaaaaag tgACACTGCAGCAAAAGTAATGGTGGAACTACTGGGAAGTTACACAGAGGACAATGCTTCCCAGGCTAGAGTTGATGCTCACAG ATGTATTGTACGAGCATTGAAGGATCCAAATACCTTTCTCTTTGATCATCTTCTTGCCTTAAAACCAGTCAAATTTTTGGAAGGAGAACTTATTCATGAT CTTTTGACGATTTTTGTAAGTGCTAAACTAGCATCCTATGTCAAGTTTTATCAGAACAACAAAGACTTCATTGACTCCCTTG GCTTGTTGCACGAACACAATATGGCAAAAATGAGGCTACTTACTTTCATGGGAATGGCTGTGGAGAATAAAGAAATATCATTTGACACAATGCAACAGGAACTTCAGATTGGAGCTGATGATGTAGAAGCATTTGTTATTGATG ctgtaaaGACAAAGATGGTATACTGCAAAATAGATCAGACACAGAGGAAAGTAGTTGTCAG TCACAGCACACATCGGACTTTTGGAAAGCAGCAATGGCAGCAATTGTATGACACTCTAAACACctggaaacaaaatttgaatCAAGTGAAAAACAGTCTCCTCAGTCTCTCAGACacctaa